One Fuerstiella marisgermanici DNA window includes the following coding sequences:
- a CDS encoding tyrosine-type recombinase/integrase — protein sequence MARQPKPYFRKAQNRWVCTIDGRRITLGKDKAAAKQKFHGLMLDRRNVTSEIVTIYDLSQIYLDWCEANRSAGTYKNHRRYLKGFIESIGRTVRIAALKKHQVLKWSETKGTSTSQNDAISVVKRMFNWAIEQEYLEANPLHGIKKPPRRRRDIVYTPQQWRHIREHATEPFLSLIDFIWSTGCRPREARTIEARHIHGDTAIFPGDEAKGESTRVIFLIPQAKEILDRNTREDGPLFLNTRGNPWTKDSIKCRLNRISKRVGFRCVAYGARHSFATNALINEVDPISISHLMGHKSPRMVGEVYSHLARNPAFLKRQAQKAVVQASSDHLNSTDHVACSD from the coding sequence ATGGCACGTCAACCAAAACCGTACTTCCGCAAGGCCCAAAATCGATGGGTCTGCACGATCGATGGTAGACGAATTACGCTCGGCAAAGACAAAGCTGCAGCGAAGCAAAAGTTCCACGGCCTCATGTTGGACCGGCGGAACGTCACGAGCGAGATTGTTACTATCTACGATCTCTCCCAGATCTACCTCGATTGGTGCGAGGCCAACCGATCTGCCGGAACGTACAAGAATCATCGGCGGTATCTCAAGGGCTTTATCGAGTCCATCGGTCGGACGGTGAGGATCGCCGCTCTGAAGAAGCATCAAGTTCTGAAGTGGTCTGAAACAAAGGGAACCTCCACCAGCCAGAATGATGCCATCTCGGTGGTTAAGCGGATGTTCAACTGGGCAATCGAACAAGAATATCTGGAGGCTAACCCGCTTCACGGGATCAAGAAGCCACCGAGAAGGCGGCGTGACATCGTTTACACACCGCAACAATGGAGACATATCCGCGAACATGCGACGGAGCCATTCTTGTCCCTGATTGATTTCATCTGGTCAACAGGCTGTAGGCCCCGAGAGGCACGCACGATCGAAGCTCGCCACATTCACGGCGATACGGCAATCTTCCCAGGCGATGAGGCCAAGGGTGAGTCAACACGGGTTATCTTTCTGATTCCACAAGCAAAGGAAATCTTGGACCGTAACACACGAGAGGATGGACCTTTATTCCTCAACACACGTGGCAACCCTTGGACGAAAGATTCAATCAAGTGTCGGTTGAATCGTATTTCAAAGCGTGTCGGGTTCCGATGCGTGGCTTACGGAGCTCGTCATTCGTTCGCCACAAATGCGCTTATCAACGAAGTCGACCCTATTTCGATATCGCATCTGATGGGGCATAAGTCGCCGCGAATGGTTGGTGAGGTTTATTCTCACTTGGCCAGAAACCCAGCGTTTCTCAAAAGGCAGGCACAAAAGGCCGTTGTGCAGGCTTCGAGCGACCATTTGAATTCAACAGATCACGTTGCCTGCTCCGATTAG
- a CDS encoding helix-turn-helix domain-containing protein yields the protein MLTVSEVANQLNVSRALIYREVKSKRLSAYRIRGRIRISTMDLSHYLTQQHDRSTDVLRPQKKHF from the coding sequence ATGCTCACGGTTTCAGAAGTTGCAAATCAACTCAATGTTTCGCGCGCACTAATCTATCGCGAAGTGAAATCCAAACGTCTTTCTGCATACCGGATTAGAGGTCGCATTCGGATCTCGACGATGGATCTGTCCCACTACCTTACGCAACAGCATGACCGCAGTACTGATGTTCTGCGACCCCAAAAAAAACACTTTTAG
- a CDS encoding vWA domain-containing protein → MSDIVELEEDDGFGLVMADILFNTIGLGALLMMVLIVNQGEKAKQATDVGSLMSLIVDQRRQIEMVSKNLQEAQKENDRQREAASKQRKQRSDETAQYVQDIEKQRSDAEDRADAAEETLGKLKEADQVRLYFLVDTSASMSAGIDEVRHTLKMLSRTMPQALTSVEVGVIGFRSGKLTEFELHRIGQHGHPADLTQLETFLDELQPVSGNTCVDLAITKAIQSLGSDPNYTGSEIILLCADVGPGDSAGYHQSAGISVINRVRSWAQAAPDRRRFLSFYTASKDDTHLAFFKGLGGVTPSSRFSRQLASMFPLCFEAAFERKTQL, encoded by the coding sequence ATGTCAGACATCGTCGAACTTGAAGAAGATGACGGATTCGGCCTTGTGATGGCCGACATCCTGTTCAACACAATTGGGCTGGGTGCCCTGTTGATGATGGTACTGATTGTCAATCAGGGAGAAAAAGCTAAGCAGGCGACCGACGTTGGCTCGCTGATGTCGCTTATTGTCGATCAGCGACGGCAAATCGAGATGGTGAGCAAGAATCTGCAAGAGGCCCAGAAGGAAAATGACCGCCAGCGCGAGGCCGCGAGCAAACAGCGGAAGCAGCGAAGCGATGAAACGGCGCAGTACGTACAGGACATTGAAAAGCAGCGGAGCGACGCAGAGGACCGGGCCGACGCGGCTGAGGAGACACTGGGGAAACTCAAGGAAGCTGATCAGGTGCGGCTGTACTTTCTTGTTGACACGTCAGCCAGCATGTCTGCAGGCATCGATGAGGTTCGTCACACGCTAAAAATGCTATCGAGGACGATGCCTCAGGCTCTGACATCGGTGGAAGTCGGAGTGATCGGATTCCGATCTGGAAAACTCACCGAATTTGAACTGCATCGCATTGGCCAACACGGGCATCCAGCCGACCTCACGCAGCTTGAGACGTTTCTGGACGAGTTACAACCAGTCTCCGGTAACACGTGTGTCGACCTCGCCATCACGAAGGCGATTCAGTCACTTGGCAGCGATCCAAATTATACGGGCAGCGAAATTATTTTGCTCTGTGCCGATGTCGGACCGGGAGACTCCGCCGGTTATCACCAGTCGGCAGGGATATCCGTGATCAACCGGGTCAGGTCATGGGCACAAGCAGCGCCGGACAGGCGTCGATTTCTGTCGTTCTACACGGCGTCAAAGGACGACACTCATCTCGCATTTTTCAAAGGTCTGGGCGGCGTAACGCCGTCCAGTCGGTTTAGCAGACAACTGGCCTCGATGTTTCCGCTGTGTTTCGAAGCCGCATTTGAACGAAAGACTCAGCTATGA
- a CDS encoding type IV secretory system conjugative DNA transfer family protein: MSQPFEQSKPRAPRPWPVSAVEAGGWAYAAQYLHSLVQAGTEWAIPGSLLAAGLAAKNIIRGFDDRSKFKEENRKRGRLKETARKQADARFATSGEIALANLFAPQGIFLGTYRTKRGKLRDLRYDGDCSVNVCGFPGSQKSLSIALPTILLDIGHSRIVNDPSGELYALSRDWLIRRGHIVKVISPWASEVQSMLGIPVEDAGFDFFADFDPEAAPSSIRSQIMRRSELLIPGKPQGVADERSKFFRDHGRILLECLTLIIAATGKKPTLPMLRRLLMEGLAAMEQRFDAATRSDAFGGVLAELAASLLGTMQQAPEQFAGYFGVAQAATTIFDHFGEMGEHAAGKTFDPYTLKDEQPTTAFVIYPNEKSRTHSAGVNLTLSHIFETVASDPRRKRVTAIIDEAASCGFLVNYLSALNEYRKYGLRILSLWQDLLGGQTESIYSRSGTKQIIAAGEVLVVCGAREPDTLDMLSKATGQVALEDLSLTDRSRLSDAVPDQTMGQSSKTRPLMYADEIRRIPFDQALILASNLRPIIASKTPYWTRPDWRHMVGHNPYYKG; the protein is encoded by the coding sequence GTGAGTCAGCCCTTTGAACAATCCAAGCCTCGTGCCCCCCGTCCGTGGCCCGTTAGCGCCGTTGAGGCAGGCGGCTGGGCCTATGCCGCTCAGTATCTCCATTCACTGGTGCAGGCTGGGACGGAATGGGCAATACCCGGAAGTTTGCTTGCCGCAGGACTGGCCGCAAAGAACATCATTCGCGGATTTGACGACCGTTCAAAGTTCAAGGAAGAAAACCGGAAGCGAGGACGGCTCAAGGAAACGGCACGCAAGCAGGCGGACGCCCGATTTGCAACGTCCGGGGAGATTGCGCTGGCAAACTTGTTCGCTCCGCAGGGAATTTTTCTCGGCACCTATCGCACGAAACGTGGGAAGCTTCGGGATCTCCGGTATGACGGGGACTGTAGCGTCAACGTATGCGGATTTCCGGGTTCCCAAAAGTCGCTTTCCATCGCCTTGCCGACCATCCTGCTGGATATCGGCCATTCGCGTATCGTCAACGATCCCAGTGGTGAACTCTATGCGCTTTCGCGTGACTGGCTCATTCGTCGCGGACACATAGTAAAAGTGATTTCACCGTGGGCCTCAGAGGTTCAATCGATGCTGGGCATTCCCGTTGAGGATGCTGGTTTTGATTTTTTCGCGGACTTCGATCCTGAAGCTGCTCCCTCATCAATTCGTAGCCAGATCATGCGCCGCTCGGAATTGCTTATTCCGGGTAAGCCGCAAGGTGTTGCGGATGAACGCTCAAAGTTCTTCCGCGATCACGGAAGGATCTTACTGGAGTGCCTGACGCTGATTATTGCAGCAACCGGGAAAAAGCCGACTCTGCCGATGCTACGGCGGTTGCTAATGGAAGGCCTCGCGGCGATGGAACAACGGTTCGATGCGGCAACAAGGTCGGACGCTTTTGGCGGAGTGCTGGCAGAACTGGCCGCCAGTCTGCTGGGCACAATGCAGCAGGCCCCGGAGCAGTTCGCGGGATATTTCGGAGTTGCTCAGGCGGCAACAACAATCTTCGATCATTTCGGTGAGATGGGTGAACACGCCGCAGGCAAAACGTTCGATCCCTATACGCTGAAAGACGAACAACCGACCACTGCTTTTGTCATCTATCCGAACGAAAAATCTCGAACCCACTCCGCCGGCGTCAATCTGACGCTATCCCACATTTTCGAAACCGTTGCTTCTGATCCTCGCAGGAAAAGAGTCACGGCGATTATCGACGAAGCGGCAAGTTGTGGCTTCCTTGTCAATTATCTGTCCGCATTAAACGAATACAGAAAATACGGCCTGCGTATTCTGTCTCTCTGGCAAGACCTTCTCGGTGGTCAAACAGAATCGATCTACTCTCGTTCAGGGACAAAGCAAATCATTGCGGCGGGAGAAGTGCTGGTGGTATGCGGAGCTCGCGAACCAGACACGCTCGACATGCTTAGCAAAGCCACCGGCCAAGTGGCACTGGAAGACTTATCCCTCACTGACCGCAGCCGTTTGAGCGATGCGGTCCCGGATCAGACGATGGGACAATCGAGCAAGACTCGGCCATTGATGTACGCCGACGAAATCCGTCGCATCCCTTTTGATCAGGCTCTGATTCTGGCTTCCAACTTACGCCCCATCATCGCCTCCAAGACGCCCTATTGGACCCGCCCCGACTGGCGACACATGGTCGGGCACAATCCCTACTACAAAGGATGA